One genomic window of Buchnera aphidicola (Greenidea ficicola) includes the following:
- a CDS encoding beta-ketoacyl synthase N-terminal-like domain-containing protein, protein MNKVVITGIGILSSIGNNKKEVLNSLFKNISGITYSKEMRLYGMYSNVWGNIKININDFINNRLSRFMNDGTIYSYLAMKEAIKDSFLLDKQYQFNPYVGIIVGSSGGSPKSKNLSINSMYSNKGIKILSPYIAIKSMTSNISACLGTLFKLNGVNYSISSACSSSSHCIGNAFELIQMGKQKIIFAGGGEELNAELACEFDSMKALSRNYNFNPEKSSRVYDKNRDGFVISGGAGIIVLEELHHALSRKAKIYAEIVGYSSNSDGYNFFLPSGEGAVRCMKNALKFIKSPVEYINVHGTSTKLGDIIELNAIKKVFKNDIPKISSTKSLTGHSLGVSGVHEIIYTLLMLENNFIAPSVNIENIDNNAKNMNIVRNILCKNFNIAMSNSFGFGGVNSTIIIKKYN, encoded by the coding sequence ATGAATAAAGTAGTTATTACTGGAATAGGAATATTATCTAGTATTGGAAATAATAAAAAAGAAGTATTAAATTCTTTATTTAAAAATATTTCTGGTATTACTTATTCTAAAGAAATGAGATTGTATGGAATGTATAGTAATGTTTGGGGAAATATTAAAATTAATATAAATGATTTTATTAATAATAGATTATCAAGATTTATGAATGATGGAACTATATATTCATATTTAGCTATGAAAGAAGCAATTAAGGATTCTTTTTTGCTTGATAAACAATATCAATTTAATCCTTATGTTGGAATTATTGTTGGATCTTCTGGAGGATCTCCAAAGTCTAAAAATTTATCTATAAATTCTATGTATAGTAATAAAGGAATAAAAATTTTATCTCCTTATATAGCAATAAAATCTATGACTTCAAATATATCTGCTTGTTTAGGTACTTTATTTAAATTGAATGGGGTAAATTATTCTATTAGTTCCGCTTGTTCTAGTTCTTCTCATTGTATAGGGAATGCATTTGAATTAATACAAATGGGAAAACAAAAAATTATTTTTGCAGGTGGAGGAGAAGAATTAAATGCAGAATTAGCTTGTGAATTTGATTCTATGAAAGCTTTATCTAGAAATTATAATTTTAATCCTGAAAAATCATCTAGAGTATATGATAAGAATAGAGATGGTTTTGTTATATCTGGAGGAGCAGGTATTATTGTTTTAGAAGAATTGCATCATGCTTTGTCTAGAAAAGCTAAAATATATGCGGAAATTGTTGGATATTCTTCTAATTCAGATGGTTATAATTTTTTTTTACCTTCTGGAGAAGGAGCTGTAAGATGTATGAAAAATGCTTTAAAGTTTATAAAATCTCCAGTAGAATATATTAATGTTCATGGAACTTCTACTAAATTGGGTGATATTATTGAGTTAAATGCTATAAAAAAAGTTTTTAAAAATGATATTCCTAAAATTTCTTCAACTAAATCTCTTACTGGTCATTCTTTGGGAGTTTCAGGAGTTCATGAAATTATTTATACTTTATTAATGTTAGAAAATAATTTTATAGCTCCTAGTGTAAATATAGAAAATATTGATAATAATGCTAAAAATATGAATATTGTTAGAAATATTCTTTGTAAAAATTTTAATATTGCTATGTCTAATAGTTTTGGTTTTGGAGGTGTTAATTCTACAATTATAATCAAAAAATATAATTAA
- the tal gene encoding transaldolase — translation MNQLESLKKNTLISIDSADIKFINKYNPQDATTNPSLILQVIYLKKYSNIFFDALLYANKKGGNLNNKLSNASDKILVNIGVEILKKIPGYISTEIDARLSFNTDLSVLKALKLIKMYKEEGIHRERILIKLAATWEGIKAAEILEKKGIKCNLTLLFSFAQAVACAESNVFLISPFVGRIYDWFNKNNLLKNYSENLDPGVVAVKKIFKYYKKYDYKTIIMGASFRNLKQILSLSGCDRLTISPFFLNLLSLSSGYVKRNLFCNNIKKEKNTNKKLSESEFRWKHNKDIMAVEKLSEGILQFGKDQIQLEKILLKNI, via the coding sequence ATGAATCAATTAGAATCTTTAAAAAAAAATACTTTAATATCAATAGATAGTGCAGATATAAAATTTATAAATAAATATAATCCTCAAGACGCAACAACTAATCCTTCTTTAATTTTGCAAGTAATTTATTTAAAAAAATATTCAAATATTTTTTTTGATGCTTTATTATATGCTAATAAAAAAGGTGGAAATTTAAATAATAAATTAAGTAATGCTAGTGATAAAATATTAGTTAATATAGGAGTAGAAATTTTAAAAAAAATTCCTGGTTATATTTCTACCGAAATAGATGCTCGTTTATCTTTTAATACCGATTTAAGTGTTTTAAAAGCATTAAAATTAATTAAAATGTATAAAGAAGAAGGTATACATCGTGAAAGAATTTTAATTAAATTAGCTGCTACTTGGGAAGGGATAAAAGCTGCTGAAATTTTAGAAAAAAAAGGTATTAAATGCAATTTAACTTTATTATTTTCATTTGCACAAGCTGTTGCTTGCGCTGAGTCTAATGTATTTTTAATTTCTCCTTTTGTTGGTAGAATATATGATTGGTTTAATAAAAATAATTTATTAAAAAATTATTCTGAAAATTTAGATCCTGGAGTTGTTGCGGTAAAAAAAATATTTAAATATTATAAAAAATATGATTATAAAACTATAATTATGGGTGCTAGTTTTAGAAATTTAAAACAAATTTTATCATTATCAGGTTGTGATAGATTGACTATTTCTCCTTTTTTTTTAAATTTATTAAGTTTGAGTTCAGGTTATGTTAAAAGAAATCTTTTTTGTAATAATATTAAAAAAGAAAAAAATACAAATAAAAAATTATCTGAAAGTGAATTTCGTTGGAAACATAATAAAGATATAATGGCAGTTGAAAAATTATCTGAAGGTATCTTACAATTTGGTAAAGATCAAATTCAATTAGAAAAAATTTTATTA